A region from the Pleurocapsa minor HA4230-MV1 genome encodes:
- a CDS encoding pentapeptide repeat-containing protein, which produces MKASKVLKRYAAGERNFQRLNLRGQSFKGQDLTGADFSEADICSTNFTGADLRGANFTGAKCGLQKRWVTLLTILSWLLASISGFFSMFTGVFASLIFDSSSPENRIIGSVSLLVLVIFLILSIRQGISVLQIAVAFAAGVAGTAATGVAFAARVAGAEATGAAIAVAGAVGTVGVAIAVAAVAGAVAEVAAAGAAGAGAAVAVAVAVAVTAARATGTGTGVTGVTAAVAGAGAVAAVGVYIGWRAMRGDARDTGVRSFAIAFAATGGTSFRGADLTGVNFTGAKLKSTDFRRATLTSIRWYGAKMLDLVRPGNSYLKSTQVRQWLIGKGQDKNFDGQKLQGINFQGADLTDASFIDANLSEANLQDADLSRAKLVQTQLDRTDFTGATLTGAFIEDWGITTYTKLDDVKCEYVFMRLPTEENPEPRRKPDNRSEKFEVGDFADFIKPIFDTLNLYHNQGVDPRAIAISWKQLAENNPDAKLQLASMEVKGEDNLLLKLKTPPDADLSKLSAEYFDMYNQIKALTEKDSKKLVAEKNNRIQALESMVNTALKRPGFYAENYNHQGDNEMNSDQSRNQNISGGTINASGAGAFSLGDLSGTVANTINQLPSSSNPEEPGIKDLLIQIQEAINDPRLSQEDQKQTLEQLEVLAEAGQNPQDETMQKKAKKAVGFLTVISDGVEPATKLAIACTKVLPKILAFFA; this is translated from the coding sequence ATGAAAGCTAGTAAAGTTCTGAAAAGATATGCAGCAGGGGAAAGAAATTTTCAACGTTTAAATCTTCGAGGACAATCTTTTAAGGGACAAGATCTTACTGGTGCAGACTTTAGTGAGGCGGATATTTGCAGTACTAACTTCACTGGTGCTGATCTCAGAGGTGCAAATTTTACTGGTGCCAAGTGTGGTCTTCAAAAACGTTGGGTAACACTTTTAACTATTCTTTCCTGGCTGTTGGCTAGCATATCAGGATTCTTCTCAATGTTCACTGGAGTTTTCGCTTCACTAATTTTTGACTCCTCTAGCCCAGAAAATCGAATTATCGGTTCTGTTAGTTTACTAGTACTAGTTATATTCCTGATTTTAAGTATTCGCCAAGGAATAAGCGTATTACAAATAGCAGTAGCGTTTGCAGCAGGAGTAGCAGGAACAGCAGCAACAGGAGTAGCGTTTGCAGCAAGAGTAGCAGGAGCAGAAGCAACAGGAGCAGCAATAGCAGTAGCAGGAGCAGTAGGAACAGTAGGAGTAGCAATAGCAGTAGCAGCAGTAGCAGGAGCAGTAGCAGAAGTAGCAGCAGCAGGAGCAGCAGGAGCAGGAGCAGCAGTAGCAGTAGCAGTAGCAGTAGCAGTAACAGCAGCAAGAGCAACAGGAACAGGAACAGGAGTAACAGGAGTAACAGCAGCAGTAGCAGGAGCAGGAGCAGTAGCAGCAGTAGGAGTGTACATTGGCTGGCGTGCTATGAGAGGAGATGCCAGGGATACTGGGGTGCGGTCTTTTGCCATTGCTTTTGCTGCTACAGGTGGGACGAGTTTTCGTGGTGCTGACTTAACTGGTGTTAATTTCACAGGAGCAAAACTAAAAAGTACAGATTTCAGAAGAGCTACTCTTACTAGTATTCGTTGGTATGGAGCGAAAATGCTCGATCTCGTTCGTCCTGGTAATAGTTATCTGAAAAGCACTCAAGTCAGGCAATGGCTGATCGGCAAAGGACAAGATAAGAATTTTGATGGTCAAAAACTCCAGGGTATTAATTTCCAAGGAGCAGATCTAACTGATGCTAGCTTTATTGATGCCAATCTAAGTGAAGCTAATTTACAGGATGCAGATTTATCTAGAGCCAAACTGGTACAGACGCAGTTAGATCGAACAGATTTTACAGGAGCTACTCTGACAGGAGCTTTTATTGAAGATTGGGGCATTACAACTTACACCAAACTAGATGATGTCAAGTGTGAATATGTCTTTATGCGTCTGCCTACTGAGGAAAACCCCGAACCACGTCGCAAGCCTGATAATCGGTCAGAAAAATTTGAAGTTGGTGACTTTGCCGATTTTATTAAGCCGATTTTTGATACCCTAAACCTCTATCACAATCAAGGAGTAGACCCCAGAGCGATCGCTATTTCTTGGAAACAGTTAGCAGAAAACAATCCCGATGCCAAACTTCAATTAGCCTCAATGGAAGTCAAGGGGGAAGACAATTTACTACTGAAATTAAAAACTCCACCAGACGCTGATTTATCTAAATTGAGTGCTGAATATTTTGATATGTATAATCAAATCAAAGCTTTAACAGAAAAAGATTCTAAAAAACTCGTAGCAGAAAAGAATAATCGCATTCAAGCATTAGAAAGTATGGTCAATACGGCACTAAAACGCCCAGGTTTCTATGCTGAAAATTACAATCATCAAGGAGACAACGAAATGAATAGCGATCAAAGCAGAAACCAAAATATTTCAGGCGGAACTATAAACGCTAGTGGTGCAGGTGCATTTAGTTTAGGAGATCTTAGTGGTACGGTTGCGAATACGATTAATCAGCTACCATCCTCATCTAATCCAGAAGAACCAGGAATTAAAGATTTACTAATTCAAATTCAAGAAGCAATTAACGATCCTCGATTGTCTCAAGAGGATCAAAAGCAAACCTTAGAACAGTTAGAGGTTTTAGCCGAAGCAGGACAAAATCCTCAAGATGAAACTATGCAGAAGAAAGCTAAAAAAGCAGTGGGCTTTCTAACAGTGATTTCGGATGGAGTAGAACCTGCTACCAAATTAGCGATCGCCTGTACCAAAGTTTTACCTAAAATTCTCGCTTTCTTCGCCTAA
- a CDS encoding nucleotidyltransferase domain-containing protein — MRELLVLPIQIPFKRLKDFCEGHNIEKLSLFGSVLTDDFTSQSDVDLLVEFAKGKTPGLAIIDLQDELSQMLERKVDLRTPAELSRFFRE, encoded by the coding sequence ATGAGAGAGCTATTAGTACTGCCAATTCAAATACCTTTTAAAAGGCTAAAAGACTTTTGTGAGGGTCACAATATCGAGAAACTATCGTTGTTTGGCTCAGTACTAACAGATGATTTTACGTCACAAAGCGATGTGGATTTATTAGTAGAGTTTGCTAAGGGAAAAACTCCAGGTTTAGCCATCATCGATTTACAGGATGAATTATCACAAATGCTGGAACGAAAAGTAGATTTAAGAACGCCAGCCGAATTAAGTCGTTTTTTTCGAGAATGA
- a CDS encoding DUF4351 domain-containing protein, with product MTNINHDQLFKELLTTFFVEFIELFFPAILEYLDTDSITFVDKELFTDLVRGEKNIMDIVALAKFQEQNYSFLIHVENQASNAPEFNRRMFRYFCSLFLKYDRPIYPIVIFSYDRPQRLDKSSFAIDFPNKQVLNFDYDIVQLNRLDWRDFLKQKNPIAAALMSKMRISPQDRPTVKAQCFRLLVTLKLDLAKMQLISGFVDNYLRLNSNEEKLFQSELSTMETREQEQIMQITTSWKEEGRVEGRIEEKLAITLRQLNRKLGNLPEAIADRIKSLEPIQLDSLTEDLLDFQSLGDLQNWLSNS from the coding sequence ATGACTAACATTAACCATGACCAACTTTTTAAGGAGCTTCTTACTACCTTTTTTGTCGAATTCATAGAGTTATTTTTCCCTGCTATTCTCGAATATCTCGATACTGATTCGATCACCTTTGTGGATAAAGAATTATTTACTGATCTTGTTCGAGGTGAGAAGAACATCATGGATATTGTTGCTTTGGCTAAGTTTCAAGAACAAAATTATTCTTTTCTTATTCACGTAGAAAATCAAGCTTCTAATGCACCTGAGTTCAATCGTCGAATGTTCCGCTATTTTTGTAGCCTTTTTTTGAAATACGATCGCCCAATTTATCCCATTGTTATCTTCTCCTATGATCGCCCTCAGAGATTGGATAAAAGTAGTTTTGCGATTGATTTTCCCAATAAACAAGTTTTGAATTTTGATTATGACATAGTACAGTTAAATCGTCTTGACTGGCGCGACTTTCTCAAGCAGAAAAATCCTATAGCAGCAGCTTTGATGAGCAAGATGAGAATTAGCCCACAAGATCGCCCAACAGTCAAAGCTCAATGTTTTCGTCTCTTGGTTACTCTCAAGCTAGACCTTGCCAAGATGCAGTTGATTTCAGGCTTTGTCGATAATTATCTCCGTCTTAACTCTAATGAGGAGAAGTTATTTCAATCTGAGTTAAGTACAATGGAAACAAGGGAACAAGAACAGATTATGCAGATTACTACATCTTGGAAAGAAGAAGGAAGAGTTGAAGGGCGAATTGAAGAAAAGCTTGCTATTACTTTGCGTCAACTTAATCGTAAACTAGGAAATCTCCCAGAGGCGATCGCTGACCGCATTAAGTCTTTAGAACCAATCCAGTTAGATTCTCTGACCGAGGATTTACTCGATTTTCAATCTCTTGGCGATCTTCAAAATTGGCTCAGTAATTCCTAG
- a CDS encoding SpoIID/LytB domain-containing protein, with amino-acid sequence MFKLTIYLGVFLLGSLGSWQSAIAAETKAQDIELEIGILQRLGAAPMIEGDPEIKKVTIQSTPGDTLQVSFPDQSQATTIKTQNVVLKVDSARLSQPKLAEKLILSDRSTFETAEDSAKSWQKLGIEVEIAQPGRWQVWAKRDVYQTPLIRRWLLHSLKANGYEDPYLDTQILAQEPDIVLEIEGQKYNQDEVKITSGKNLVKVNTTEQPQEARLYGGSLRLQPNAHGEFTLVNQVPLETYLRGVVPHEIGANAPAQAVAAQSIIARTYALRNLRRFAVDDYQLCATVHCQVYYGLKDTNPISDRAIAKTAGLVLTYDNQLIDALYSSTTGGVTASFEDTWNGTERPYLQPVIDAPKPFWDLLKYPLDNEQTFRHFISLTKGFNETGRTGVFRWHKTRSIADLSQDLRQYLLKTRHPLAEFKTIKSMEIQQRSRSGRILALNIQTDLGKLQLHKNEIRSALEPPRSTFFYLEPIYNQGKQLKGYSFIGGGFGHGVGLSQYGSYNLAKLGWSAEKILAFYYPQTILKPLDDTIVFWQEDQEDSLTSISNSQK; translated from the coding sequence ATGTTTAAACTAACGATTTATCTAGGTGTCTTTTTATTAGGTAGTCTTGGTAGTTGGCAATCGGCGATCGCTGCTGAAACAAAAGCTCAGGATATTGAACTGGAAATCGGTATTCTTCAACGATTGGGTGCTGCACCAATGATTGAGGGAGATCCTGAAATTAAAAAAGTTACAATTCAAAGTACGCCAGGAGACACTCTACAGGTAAGTTTTCCCGATCAATCTCAAGCGACAACTATTAAAACTCAAAACGTGGTGTTGAAGGTAGATTCTGCTCGTTTATCTCAGCCTAAGCTAGCCGAAAAATTGATTTTAAGCGATCGCTCTACGTTTGAAACTGCTGAAGATAGTGCTAAATCTTGGCAAAAGCTGGGAATAGAAGTTGAGATAGCACAACCAGGACGCTGGCAAGTCTGGGCTAAACGCGATGTTTATCAAACTCCTTTGATTCGTCGTTGGCTATTACACAGTTTAAAAGCCAATGGTTATGAAGATCCTTATTTGGATACGCAAATTCTGGCTCAAGAACCTGATATTGTCTTGGAAATTGAGGGACAGAAATATAATCAGGATGAGGTGAAAATTACTAGTGGCAAAAACTTAGTCAAGGTTAACACCACTGAGCAACCCCAAGAAGCTAGGCTCTATGGAGGTAGTTTACGTCTTCAGCCAAACGCTCACGGCGAATTTACCCTAGTTAACCAAGTTCCTCTAGAAACTTATCTACGGGGAGTTGTTCCTCACGAAATTGGCGCTAATGCTCCTGCTCAAGCGGTGGCGGCTCAAAGTATTATTGCGCGTACTTATGCTCTACGGAACCTCAGACGTTTTGCCGTAGATGACTATCAATTGTGCGCTACGGTTCATTGCCAGGTATATTACGGTTTAAAAGATACCAACCCAATAAGCGATCGCGCGATCGCTAAAACCGCAGGATTAGTTCTTACCTATGATAATCAGTTAATTGATGCGCTCTATTCTTCCACCACTGGGGGTGTTACCGCCAGTTTTGAGGATACCTGGAACGGCACTGAACGTCCGTATCTCCAGCCTGTAATTGATGCCCCTAAGCCATTTTGGGATCTACTCAAATATCCTCTAGATAATGAGCAAACCTTTCGCCATTTTATTAGCCTAACCAAGGGATTTAACGAGACAGGTAGAACAGGAGTATTCCGCTGGCATAAAACCCGTAGTATTGCTGATTTAAGCCAAGATTTACGTCAATATCTGCTGAAAACACGCCATCCTCTAGCAGAATTTAAGACGATTAAGTCAATGGAAATTCAACAGCGATCGCGCTCTGGCAGAATTTTAGCACTTAATATTCAAACCGATCTGGGTAAACTACAGCTACATAAAAACGAAATTCGTAGCGCCCTAGAACCACCTCGCAGCACCTTTTTCTACCTAGAACCAATTTACAATCAAGGTAAACAACTTAAAGGCTACAGCTTTATCGGTGGCGGATTTGGGCATGGCGTAGGTTTAAGTCAGTATGGTTCTTATAATCTAGCCAAACTAGGTTGGTCGGCTGAAAAAATCTTAGCTTTTTATTATCCTCAAACTATTCTTAAACCTCTAGACGATACGATTGTCTTTTGGCAAGAAGATCAAGAAGACTCCCTCACATCCATTAGTAATAGTCAAAAATAA